A window of the Gasterosteus aculeatus chromosome 21, fGasAcu3.hap1.1, whole genome shotgun sequence genome harbors these coding sequences:
- the hecw1a gene encoding E3 ubiquitin-protein ligase HECW1 isoform X3 — MIHRQLAVSQNLYQNRLLGLAAMASPTRGSRTRQRCKDAARHSYGPDSYAVNGLTQEGFMLGLPRSTSDTDLVSPDARSTLAISSSHYTIGQSEDMVVTWDIKEEVDAGDWIGMYLVDEALSENFLDYKNRGINGSHRGHIVWKIDSSSNFCDSETQVSFRYYHGVTGALRATTPSITIKKGPAHVLKPVVIPEVNHGLGNRRLINFSLSDLQAVGLKKGMFFNPDPYLKLSIQPGKHSIFPSLPHHGQEKRSAVVCNTVNPQWSSERFSFVSLPTDVLEIDVKDKFAKSRPIIKRFLGKLSVPVQRLLEKHAIGDRVVSYSLGRRLPTDHVCGQLQFRFELTSCIHPDDEEMSLVIEAACPRGGAAANDAADDDTLSVGPDMPDLPLDAAHEPETSAPPPVVEVPPPEEVLPDEPEDESAVGEEPRVEPEEGPPAGQQAENSEGGAQEEQIAGCVPQAEEEATVGVDEEVGGGTQPKPDSDNAESATSGTASTEAPTEGSVTFQEAPTEGSVTFQEAPTEESSTFQEAPTEGSVTLQEAPTEGTEGGERSCVPCACRSLFTNYSGHAPPRRKTRPCSLPVSELETVIASACGEPETPRSHYIRIHHLLHSLPSAQHRTLSQEEGEPGGEEDMGNRDTTSTSPTLKPSKEEGQEEEEEDTTQSPSQVTECPAPCCRRSLPRSLSIERLSELNQLLEGDGGGGPAAVRRRSRSCLESEEGDSSTGGGRRVGGTSCEFCDTSCYSTSCYSPSCYSTSCYSNSGYEGRSRVCSHTRLSSVDSNRLSGSTVFSSQDEDEDEESAFEALLDAGHVAEGQEGGRAGGERSTGRMKEAGRGEPGEPAVVGPSDGTDTGSSPPAGHPVLRPSHDLNHFPAATDQALPPNWEARIDSHGRVFYVDHVNRTTTWQRPVHSSKCHHGVPRSGSTQQMEQLNRRYQNIQRTMASEEDGGGPVLERSGSTEADCDSPPAGPASPVNHQKISHLLQSPAVKFMTHPEFFTVLHSNYAAYRMFTSSSCVKHMILKVRRDARNFERYQHNRDLVVFLNRFADTQLELPRGWEIKSDPQGKSFFVDHNSRATTFIDPRIPLQNGRLPGHLAHRQHLQRLRSYSAGEASDVSRSRGASLMSRPGNSLVAAIRSQHNSQMSAPSYNDKIVAFLRQPNVFDMLQERQPSLSRNHGLREKIHYLRTEGAQGVEKLSCDADLVILLSLFEEEIMSYVPPHPIHPGFSLSPRCSPASSPQNSPGLQRARAPAPYRRDFEAKLRNFYRKLEAKGYGQGPGKIKLLIRREHLLEGTFNQAMSYSRKELQRNKLYVTFLGEEGLDYSGPSREFFFLLSQELFNPYYGLFEYSANDTYTVQISPMSAFVENHLEWFRFSGRILGLALIHQYLLDAFFTRPFYKALLRLSTDLSDLEYLDEEFHQSLQWMKDNDITDILDLTFTVNEEVFGQVTERELKSGGSNIQVTEKNKKDYIERMAKWRVERGVVQQTEALVRGFYEVVDSRLVSVFDARELELVIAGTVEIDLIDWRSNTEYRGGYHDGHIVMRWFWAAVERFNNEQRLRLLQFVTGTSSVPYEGFASLRGSNGLRRFCIEKWGKVTSLPRYPTPFHQSALCSPASERGAGASPNTCVVCPERCLQAQGRTLQCVLFQYTSTAGCYDARAQHRIYFQCFLSSVSGRRDLVQSACT; from the exons CGGAGACGCAGGTCAGCTTCAGGTACTACCACGGAGTCACCGGAGCCCTGAGGGCCACCACACCGAGCATCACCATAAAGAAGGGCCCCGCGCAT GTGTTAAAGCCGGTGGTCATTCCTGAAGTCAACCACGGACTGGGCAACAGGAGACTCATTAACTTCTCTTTGTCAG ACCTGCAAGCAGTTGGTTTGAAGAAGGGGATGTTCTTCAATCCCGACCCCTACCTGAAGCTCTCCATCCAGCCCGGAAAGCACAGCATCTTCCCCTCGCTGCCGCACCACGGCCAGGAGAAGCGCTCCGCCGTGGTCTGCAACACCGTCAACCCGCAGTGGAGCTCAGAG AGGTTCTCCTTCGTGTCCCTGCCCACTGACGTCCTGGAGATCGACGTGAAGGACAAGTTCGCCAAGAGTCGGCCCATCATCAAGCGTTTCCTGGGGAAGCTCTCCGTGCCCGTCCAGAGGCTGCTGGAGAAACACGCCATCGG GGATCGGGTAGTGAGCTACTCTCTGGGCCGCAGGTTGCCGACCGACCACGTCTGTGGTCAGCTGCAGTTCCGCTTCGAGCTGACCTCCTGTATTCACCCGG ATGATGAGGAGATGTCCCTGGTCATAGAGGCAGCCTGTCcccgggggggggctgcagccaATGATGCAGCCGATGACGACACGCTGAGCGTTGGACCGGACATGCCTGACCTCCCGCTGGACGCCGCCCACGAGCCCGAGACCTCAGCGCCGCCCCCCGTGGTGGAAGTCCCCCCACCTGAGGAAGTCCTTCCCGACGAGCCCGAGGACGAGAGCGCCGTGGGGGAGGAGCCACGggtggagccggaggaggggCCCCCAGCTGGACAGCAGGCGGAGaacagtgaggggggggcgcaggAGGAGCAAATAGCAGGGTGTGTTCCACAAGCTGAGGAGGAGGCGACAGTAGGAGTGGACgaggaggtcgggggggggacgCAGCCGAAGCCAGACTCTGACAACGCTGAGTCAGCAACCAGTGGGACTGCTTCTACCGAGGCCCCCACCGAGGGGAGCGTCACCTTCCAGGAGGCCCCCACCGAGGGGAGCGTCACCTTCCAGGAGGCCCCCACCGAGGAGAGCAGCACTTTCCAGGAGGCCCCCACCGAGGGGAGTGTCACCTTGCAGGAGGCCCCCACCgaggggacggagggaggggaaaGAAGCTGCGTCCCCTGTGCCTGCAGGTCCCTCTTCACCAACTACAGCGGCCACGCCCCCCCGCGGCGCAAGACCCGCCCATGCTCCCTCCCCGTGTCGGAGCTGGAGACGGTGATCGCGTCGGCCTGCGGCGAGCCGGAGACGCCTCGGTCCCACTACATCCGCATCCACCACCTCCTGCACAGCCTGCCCTCCGCCCAACACAGAACCCTGagccaggaggagggggagccggggggggaggaggacatggGCAACCGAGACACCACCTCCACATCGCCGACGCTCAAGCCCTCTAaagaggaggggcaggaggaggaggaggaggatacaaCGCAGTCTCCCTCTCAG GTCACTGAGtgccccgccccctgctgccGCCGCTCCCTGCCCCGCAGCCTCTCCATCGAGCGCCTCTCGGAGCTCAACCAGCTCCTGGagggtgacggaggaggaggacccgCGGCCGTCAGGAGGAGGTCCCGCTCCTGCCTGGAGAGCGAGGAGGGGGACTCCAGCaccggaggagggaggagagtcgGCGGCACCTCGTGCGAGTTTTGCGACACCTCGTGCTACAGCACCTCCTGCTACAGCCCCTCGTGCTACAGCACCTCCTGCTACAGCAACTCGGGCTACGAGGGGAGGAGCCGCGTCTGCAGCCACACCCGCCTCTCCTCGGTGGACAGCAACAGGCTCTCCGGCAGCACCGTCTTCTCCTCccaggacgaggacgaggacgaggagagcgCCTTCGAGGCGCTGCTGGACGCAGGGCACGTGGCGGAGGGCCAGGAGGGGGGCCGGGCGGGCGGAGAGAGGAGCACGGGGCGGATGAAGGAGGCCGGGAGAGGAGAGCCGGGGGAGCCGGCTGTGGTGGGGCCCAGCGACGGAACCGACACGG gctcctcccctcctgctggCCATCCAGTCCTGCGACCCAGCCATGACCTAAACCATTTCCCTGCTGCCACTGACCAAGCCTTACCTCCAA ACTGGGAAGCTCGCATCGACAGCCACGGCCGAGTCTTCTACGTGGACCATGTCAACCGCACCACAACGTGGCAGAGACCCGTCCACAGCAGCAAGTGTCACCACGGCGTCCCCCGCTCGGGGTCCACGCAGCAGATGGAGCAGCTCAACAGGAG GTACCAGAACATCCAGAGGACCATGGCCTccgaggaggacggggggggtccCGTGCTGGAGCGCAGCGGCAGCACAGAGGCTGATTGTGATTCGCCTCCTGCAG GCCCCGCCTCCCCTGTCAATCACCAGAAGATCAGCCATCTCCTCCAATCACCGGCTGTCAAGTTCATGACACACCCCGAGTTCTTCACTGTGCTGCACAGTAACTAT gcGGCCTACCGGATGTTCACCAGCAGCAGTTGTGTGAAACACATGATCCTGAAGGTGCGTCGCGACGCCAGGAACTTTGAGCGCTACCAGCACAACCGGGACCTGGTGGTCTTCCTCAACAGGTTCGCAGACACTCAGCTGGAGCTTCCCCGGGGCTGGGAGATCAAGAGCGACCCGCAGGGCAAG TCTTTCTTTGTGGACCACAACAGCCGCGCGACCACCTTCATTGACCCCCGCATCCCGCTGCAGAACGGCCGGCTGCCGGGTCACCTCGCTCACAGGCAGCACCTGCAGAGACTCCGCAGCTACAGCGCCGGCGAG GCCTCGGATGTGTCCAGGAGTCGGGGGGCTTCTCTGATGAGCAGGCCCGGAAACAGCCTGGTAGCCGCCATACGGAGCCAGCACAACTCCCAGATGAGCGCTCCGT CGTACAACGACAAGATCGTGGCCTTCCTTCGACAGCCCAACGTCTTCGACATGCTGCAGGAGCGCCAGCCGAGCCTCAGCAGGAACCACGGCCTGAG GGAGAAGATCCACTACCTTCGCACAGAAGGTGCCCAGGGGGTGGAGAAGCTGTCATGTGACGCCGACCTGGTCATCCTGTTGAG tctctTTGAAGAGGAGATCATGTCGTACGTTCCTCCTCACCCCATCCACCCCGGCTTCAGCCTGTCTCCTCGCTgctcccccgcctcctccccacAGAACTCTCCTG gCCTGCAGAGGGCGAGGGCTCCTGCTCCTTACCGAAGAGACTTTGAAGCCAAGCTGAGAAACTTCTACAGGAAGTTGGAAGCCAAAGGCTACGGACAAGGCCCGGGCAAGATCAA GTTGCTCATCCGGAGAGAACACTTGCTGGAGGGAACCTTCAACCAGGCAATGTCGTACTCACGcaaagagctgcagaggaacaaactctACGTCACTTTcctgggagaggaggg GTTGGACTACAGTGGCCCGTCCAGAGAGTTCTTCTTCCTGTTGTCTCAGGAGCTGTTTAATCCGTACTACGGCCTGTTTGAGTACTCCGCCAACGACACCTACACCGTGCAGATCAGCCCCATGTCAGCGTTCGTGGAGAACCATCTGGAGtg gttcCGCTTCAGTGGGCGTATCCTGGGTCTGGCTCTGATCCATCAGTACCTGCTGGATGCTTTCTTCACCAGACCCTTCTACAAGGCCCTGCTCAGATT GTCCACGGACCTGTCTGATCTGGAGTACCTGGACGAGGAGTTCCACCAGTCtctgcagtggatgaaggacaaCGACATAACCGACATCCTGGACCTCACCTTCACCGTCAATGAGGAGGTCTTCGGCCAG GTGACGGAGCGGGAGCTGAAGTCGGGCGGCTCCAACATCCAGGTGacggagaagaacaagaaggacTACATCGAGCGGATGGCCAAGTGGAGGGTGGAGAGAGGAGTGGTGCAGCAGACGGAGGCGCTGGTCAGAGGCTTCTACGAG GTGGTGGACTCCAGGCTGGTGTCGGTGTTCGATGCGCGGGAGCTGGAGCTGGTCATCGCCGGTACCGTCGAGATCGACCTCATCGACTGGAGGAGCAACACCGAGTAccgaggag gttACCACGACGGCCACATCGTGATGCGCTGGTTCTGGGCCGCCGTAGAGCGCTTTAACAACGAGCAGCGGCTCCGCCTGCTGCAGTTCGTCACCGGGACGTCCAGCGTGCCCTACGAGGGCTTCGCCTCGCTGCGGGGGTCCAACGGCCTGCGGCGCTTCTGCATCGAGAAGTGGGGCAAAGTCACATCGCTGCCGAGGTACCCGACCCCTTTCCACCAATCAGCACTTTGCTCACCGGCATCTGAGAGAGGGGCCGGGGCTTCACCCAACACATGCGTCGTCTGTCCTGAACGTTGCCTTCAAGCTCAAGGTCGTACATTGCAGTGTGTATTATTTCAGTACACGAGTACAGCAGGTTGCTACGATGCTCGGGCTCAGCACAGGATCTATTTtcagtgtttcctctcctctgtgtcaGGTAGACGTGACCTTGTGCAAAGCGCGTGCACGTGA
- the hecw1a gene encoding E3 ubiquitin-protein ligase HECW1 isoform X7 — protein sequence MIHRQLAVSQNLYQNRLLGLAAMASPTRGSRTRQRCKDAARHSYGPDSYAVNGLTQEGFMLGLPRSTSDTDLVSPDARSTLAISSSHYTIGQSEDMVVTWDIKEEVDAGDWIGMYLVDEALSENFLDYKNRGINGSHRGHIVWKIDSSSNFCDSETQVSFRYYHGVTGALRATTPSITIKKGPAHVLKPVVIPEVNHGLGNRRLINFSLSDLQAVGLKKGMFFNPDPYLKLSIQPGKHSIFPSLPHHGQEKRSAVVCNTVNPQWSSERFSFVSLPTDVLEIDVKDKFAKSRPIIKRFLGKLSVPVQRLLEKHAIGDRVVSYSLGRRLPTDHVCGQLQFRFELTSCIHPDDEEMSLVIEAACPRGGAAANDAADDDTLSVGPDMPDLPLDAAHEPETSAPPPVVEVPPPEEVLPDEPEDESAVGEEPRVEPEEGPPAGQQAENSEGGAQEEQIAGCVPQAEEEATVGVDEEVGGGTQPKPDSDNAESATSGTASTEAPTEGSVTFQEAPTEGSVTFQEAPTEESSTFQEAPTEGSVTLQEAPTEGTEGGERSCVPCACRSLFTNYSGHAPPRRKTRPCSLPVSELETVIASACGEPETPRSHYIRIHHLLHSLPSAQHRTLSQEEGEPGGEEDMGNRDTTSTSPTLKPSKEEGQEEEEEDTTQSPSQVTECPAPCCRRSLPRSLSIERLSELNQLLEGDGGGGPAAVRRRSRSCLESEEGDSSTGGGRRVGGTSCEFCDTSCYSTSCYSPSCYSTSCYSNSGYEGRSRVCSHTRLSSVDSNRLSGSTVFSSQDEDEDEESAFEALLDAGHVAEGQEGGRAGGERSTGRMKEAGRGEPGEPAVVGPSDGTDTGSSPPAGHPVLRPSHDLNHFPAATDQALPPNWEARIDSHGRVFYVDHVNRTTTWQRPVHSSKCHHGVPRSGSTQQMEQLNRRYQNIQRTMASEEDGGGPVLERSGSTEADCDSPPAGPASPVNHQKISHLLQSPAVKFMTHPEFFTVLHSNYAAYRMFTSSSCVKHMILKVRRDARNFERYQHNRDLVVFLNRFADTQLELPRGWEIKSDPQGKSFFVDHNSRATTFIDPRIPLQNGRLPGHLAHRQHLQRLRSYSAGEASDVSRSRGASLMSRPGNSLVAAIRSQHNSQMSAPSYNDKIVAFLRQPNVFDMLQERQPSLSRNHGLREKIHYLRTEGAQGVEKLSCDADLVILLSLFEEEIMSYVPPHPIHPGFSLSPRCSPASSPQNSPGLQRARAPAPYRRDFEAKLRNFYRKLEAKGYGQGPGKIKLLIRREHLLEGTFNQAMSYSRKELQRNKLYVTFLGEEGLDYSGPSREFFFLLSQELFNPYYGLFEYSANDTYTVQISPMSAFVENHLEWFRFSGRILGLALIHQYLLDAFFTRPFYKALLRLSTDLSDLEYLDEEFHQSLQWMKDNDITDILDLTFTVNEEVFGQVTERELKSGGSNIQVTEKNKKDYIERMAKWRVERGVVQQTEALVRGFYEVVDSRLVSVFDARELELVIAGTVEIDLIDWRSNTEYRGGYHDGHIVMRWFWAAVERFNNEQRLRLLQFVTGTSSVPYEGFASLRGSNGLRRFCIEKWGKVTSLPRAHTCFNRLDLPPYPSYTMLYEKLLVAVEETSTFGLE from the exons CGGAGACGCAGGTCAGCTTCAGGTACTACCACGGAGTCACCGGAGCCCTGAGGGCCACCACACCGAGCATCACCATAAAGAAGGGCCCCGCGCAT GTGTTAAAGCCGGTGGTCATTCCTGAAGTCAACCACGGACTGGGCAACAGGAGACTCATTAACTTCTCTTTGTCAG ACCTGCAAGCAGTTGGTTTGAAGAAGGGGATGTTCTTCAATCCCGACCCCTACCTGAAGCTCTCCATCCAGCCCGGAAAGCACAGCATCTTCCCCTCGCTGCCGCACCACGGCCAGGAGAAGCGCTCCGCCGTGGTCTGCAACACCGTCAACCCGCAGTGGAGCTCAGAG AGGTTCTCCTTCGTGTCCCTGCCCACTGACGTCCTGGAGATCGACGTGAAGGACAAGTTCGCCAAGAGTCGGCCCATCATCAAGCGTTTCCTGGGGAAGCTCTCCGTGCCCGTCCAGAGGCTGCTGGAGAAACACGCCATCGG GGATCGGGTAGTGAGCTACTCTCTGGGCCGCAGGTTGCCGACCGACCACGTCTGTGGTCAGCTGCAGTTCCGCTTCGAGCTGACCTCCTGTATTCACCCGG ATGATGAGGAGATGTCCCTGGTCATAGAGGCAGCCTGTCcccgggggggggctgcagccaATGATGCAGCCGATGACGACACGCTGAGCGTTGGACCGGACATGCCTGACCTCCCGCTGGACGCCGCCCACGAGCCCGAGACCTCAGCGCCGCCCCCCGTGGTGGAAGTCCCCCCACCTGAGGAAGTCCTTCCCGACGAGCCCGAGGACGAGAGCGCCGTGGGGGAGGAGCCACGggtggagccggaggaggggCCCCCAGCTGGACAGCAGGCGGAGaacagtgaggggggggcgcaggAGGAGCAAATAGCAGGGTGTGTTCCACAAGCTGAGGAGGAGGCGACAGTAGGAGTGGACgaggaggtcgggggggggacgCAGCCGAAGCCAGACTCTGACAACGCTGAGTCAGCAACCAGTGGGACTGCTTCTACCGAGGCCCCCACCGAGGGGAGCGTCACCTTCCAGGAGGCCCCCACCGAGGGGAGCGTCACCTTCCAGGAGGCCCCCACCGAGGAGAGCAGCACTTTCCAGGAGGCCCCCACCGAGGGGAGTGTCACCTTGCAGGAGGCCCCCACCgaggggacggagggaggggaaaGAAGCTGCGTCCCCTGTGCCTGCAGGTCCCTCTTCACCAACTACAGCGGCCACGCCCCCCCGCGGCGCAAGACCCGCCCATGCTCCCTCCCCGTGTCGGAGCTGGAGACGGTGATCGCGTCGGCCTGCGGCGAGCCGGAGACGCCTCGGTCCCACTACATCCGCATCCACCACCTCCTGCACAGCCTGCCCTCCGCCCAACACAGAACCCTGagccaggaggagggggagccggggggggaggaggacatggGCAACCGAGACACCACCTCCACATCGCCGACGCTCAAGCCCTCTAaagaggaggggcaggaggaggaggaggaggatacaaCGCAGTCTCCCTCTCAG GTCACTGAGtgccccgccccctgctgccGCCGCTCCCTGCCCCGCAGCCTCTCCATCGAGCGCCTCTCGGAGCTCAACCAGCTCCTGGagggtgacggaggaggaggacccgCGGCCGTCAGGAGGAGGTCCCGCTCCTGCCTGGAGAGCGAGGAGGGGGACTCCAGCaccggaggagggaggagagtcgGCGGCACCTCGTGCGAGTTTTGCGACACCTCGTGCTACAGCACCTCCTGCTACAGCCCCTCGTGCTACAGCACCTCCTGCTACAGCAACTCGGGCTACGAGGGGAGGAGCCGCGTCTGCAGCCACACCCGCCTCTCCTCGGTGGACAGCAACAGGCTCTCCGGCAGCACCGTCTTCTCCTCccaggacgaggacgaggacgaggagagcgCCTTCGAGGCGCTGCTGGACGCAGGGCACGTGGCGGAGGGCCAGGAGGGGGGCCGGGCGGGCGGAGAGAGGAGCACGGGGCGGATGAAGGAGGCCGGGAGAGGAGAGCCGGGGGAGCCGGCTGTGGTGGGGCCCAGCGACGGAACCGACACGG gctcctcccctcctgctggCCATCCAGTCCTGCGACCCAGCCATGACCTAAACCATTTCCCTGCTGCCACTGACCAAGCCTTACCTCCAA ACTGGGAAGCTCGCATCGACAGCCACGGCCGAGTCTTCTACGTGGACCATGTCAACCGCACCACAACGTGGCAGAGACCCGTCCACAGCAGCAAGTGTCACCACGGCGTCCCCCGCTCGGGGTCCACGCAGCAGATGGAGCAGCTCAACAGGAG GTACCAGAACATCCAGAGGACCATGGCCTccgaggaggacggggggggtccCGTGCTGGAGCGCAGCGGCAGCACAGAGGCTGATTGTGATTCGCCTCCTGCAG GCCCCGCCTCCCCTGTCAATCACCAGAAGATCAGCCATCTCCTCCAATCACCGGCTGTCAAGTTCATGACACACCCCGAGTTCTTCACTGTGCTGCACAGTAACTAT gcGGCCTACCGGATGTTCACCAGCAGCAGTTGTGTGAAACACATGATCCTGAAGGTGCGTCGCGACGCCAGGAACTTTGAGCGCTACCAGCACAACCGGGACCTGGTGGTCTTCCTCAACAGGTTCGCAGACACTCAGCTGGAGCTTCCCCGGGGCTGGGAGATCAAGAGCGACCCGCAGGGCAAG TCTTTCTTTGTGGACCACAACAGCCGCGCGACCACCTTCATTGACCCCCGCATCCCGCTGCAGAACGGCCGGCTGCCGGGTCACCTCGCTCACAGGCAGCACCTGCAGAGACTCCGCAGCTACAGCGCCGGCGAG GCCTCGGATGTGTCCAGGAGTCGGGGGGCTTCTCTGATGAGCAGGCCCGGAAACAGCCTGGTAGCCGCCATACGGAGCCAGCACAACTCCCAGATGAGCGCTCCGT CGTACAACGACAAGATCGTGGCCTTCCTTCGACAGCCCAACGTCTTCGACATGCTGCAGGAGCGCCAGCCGAGCCTCAGCAGGAACCACGGCCTGAG GGAGAAGATCCACTACCTTCGCACAGAAGGTGCCCAGGGGGTGGAGAAGCTGTCATGTGACGCCGACCTGGTCATCCTGTTGAG tctctTTGAAGAGGAGATCATGTCGTACGTTCCTCCTCACCCCATCCACCCCGGCTTCAGCCTGTCTCCTCGCTgctcccccgcctcctccccacAGAACTCTCCTG gCCTGCAGAGGGCGAGGGCTCCTGCTCCTTACCGAAGAGACTTTGAAGCCAAGCTGAGAAACTTCTACAGGAAGTTGGAAGCCAAAGGCTACGGACAAGGCCCGGGCAAGATCAA GTTGCTCATCCGGAGAGAACACTTGCTGGAGGGAACCTTCAACCAGGCAATGTCGTACTCACGcaaagagctgcagaggaacaaactctACGTCACTTTcctgggagaggaggg GTTGGACTACAGTGGCCCGTCCAGAGAGTTCTTCTTCCTGTTGTCTCAGGAGCTGTTTAATCCGTACTACGGCCTGTTTGAGTACTCCGCCAACGACACCTACACCGTGCAGATCAGCCCCATGTCAGCGTTCGTGGAGAACCATCTGGAGtg gttcCGCTTCAGTGGGCGTATCCTGGGTCTGGCTCTGATCCATCAGTACCTGCTGGATGCTTTCTTCACCAGACCCTTCTACAAGGCCCTGCTCAGATT GTCCACGGACCTGTCTGATCTGGAGTACCTGGACGAGGAGTTCCACCAGTCtctgcagtggatgaaggacaaCGACATAACCGACATCCTGGACCTCACCTTCACCGTCAATGAGGAGGTCTTCGGCCAG GTGACGGAGCGGGAGCTGAAGTCGGGCGGCTCCAACATCCAGGTGacggagaagaacaagaaggacTACATCGAGCGGATGGCCAAGTGGAGGGTGGAGAGAGGAGTGGTGCAGCAGACGGAGGCGCTGGTCAGAGGCTTCTACGAG GTGGTGGACTCCAGGCTGGTGTCGGTGTTCGATGCGCGGGAGCTGGAGCTGGTCATCGCCGGTACCGTCGAGATCGACCTCATCGACTGGAGGAGCAACACCGAGTAccgaggag gttACCACGACGGCCACATCGTGATGCGCTGGTTCTGGGCCGCCGTAGAGCGCTTTAACAACGAGCAGCGGCTCCGCCTGCTGCAGTTCGTCACCGGGACGTCCAGCGTGCCCTACGAGGGCTTCGCCTCGCTGCGGGGGTCCAACGGCCTGCGGCGCTTCTGCATCGAGAAGTGGGGCAAAGTCACATCGCTGCCGAG GGCTCACACCTGTTTCAACCGCCTGGACCTGCCTCCTTACCCCTCGTACACCATGCTGTATGAGAAGCTGCTGGTCGCCGTGGAGGAAACCAGCACCTTTGGCCTGGAGTGA